One genomic region from Methanobrevibacter woesei encodes:
- a CDS encoding glycosyltransferase family 2 protein, which yields MDKYKVSVVVPTFNTGDFLVETFESFMCQTIGFENIEVIFVDDASDDKYTINLLKELDSCYSNVSSVFLDVNSGFPGTGRNVGLDLAQGECVIFADH from the coding sequence ATGGATAAATATAAGGTATCTGTTGTTGTTCCTACGTTTAATACTGGGGATTTTTTGGTTGAGACTTTTGAGTCTTTTATGTGTCAGACTATTGGTTTTGAGAATATTGAGGTTATTTTTGTTGATGATGCATCCGATGATAAATACACTATTAACTTATTAAAAGAGCTTGATTCTTGTTATAGTAATGTTTCTTCTGTTTTTTTGGATGTTAATTCTGGTTTTCCGGGTACTGGGCGTAATGTTGGTTTGGATTTGGCTCAGGGTGAGTGTGTTATTTTTGCAGATCATG